The Anomalospiza imberbis isolate Cuckoo-Finch-1a 21T00152 unplaced genomic scaffold, ASM3175350v1 scaffold_146, whole genome shotgun sequence DNA segment CACGCCCGGTTCCGGCGGCAAACCACGCCCTTTCCCGGCGGCAAACCACGCCCTTTCCCGGCGGCAAACCCCGCCCTGTTCCGGCGGCAAACCACGCCCTTTCCCGGCGGCAAACCCCGCCCTTTTCCAGCGGCAAACTACGCCCCTTTTAGGCGGCAAACCCCGCCCTTTCCCGGCGGCAAACCACGCCCCGTTCCGGCGGCAAACCACGCCCTTTTCCGGCGGCAAACCACGCCATTTTCCGGCGGCAAACCACGCCCTTTTCCGGCGGCAAACCCCGCCCTTTTCCTGTCCGCTCCGTGTCGCTCTCGCGCGTCGCTCTCGCGAGACTTCGCGGCCTACGACGGCGGCGCGACAGGCCCAAAATGAGCGttctttttggtgttttttggtttttttttggtttttttttttgctaggcGTGACTTCACCCGCGCCGGCCGTGACGTCACGGCGGATCCCCGCCCGTCCCGGGCTGTTTCCCACGCTCCTCTCCCCCCACGCCCCCGTGACTTCACGCACGGAACAGCCGAAGAGCCGCTGTCACAAAACACGGGTTTATTTACCAAACATCCAACGTTTTCCCCCAAAACGCGGCACCCCCCGCTCCCCTCTGCTAGGACCCCCCTCGTTTGGGAGGGATGgggtccccaaaccccacagagccccccaaaatcccggcaCGGGAGGGGAGCTCTACGCGGCGTAGAACCCACCCTTTCCCGGCGGCAAACCACGCCCCGTTTCGGCGGAAAACCACGCCCTTTCCCGACGGCAAACCACGCCCTTTCCCGGCGGCAAACCACGCCCCGTTTCGGCGGCAAACCACGCCCTTTCCCGGCGGCAAACCCCGCCCTTTCCCGGCGGCAAACCACGCCCCGTTCCAGCGGCAACCCCCGCCCTTTCCCGGCGGCAAACCACGCCCTTTTCCGGCGGCAAACCCCGCCCTTTCCCGGCGGCAAACCACGCCCTTTTCCGGCGGCAAACCCCGCCATTTTCCGGCGGCAAACCACGCCCTTTTACGGCGGCAAACCCCGCCCTTTTCCTGTCCGCTCCGTGTCGCTCTCGCGCGTCGCTCTCGCGAGACTTCGCGGCCTACGACGGCGGCGCGACAGGCCCAAAATGAGCGttctttttggtgttttttggtttttttttggtttttttttttgctaggcGTGACTTCACCCGCGCCGGCCGTGACGTCACGGCGGATCCCCGCCCGTCCCGGGCTGTTTCCCACGCTCCTCTCCCCCCACGCCCCCGTGACTTCACGCACGGAACAGCCGAAGAGCCGCTGTCACAAAACACGGGTTTATTTACCAAACATCCAACGTTTTCCCCCAAAACGCGGCACCCCCCGCTCCCCTCTGCTAGGACCCCCCTCGTTTGGGAGGGATGgggtccccaaaccccacagagccccccaaaatcccggcaCGGGAGGGGAGCTCTACGCGGCGTAGAACCCACCCTTTCCCGGCGGCAAACCACGCCCCGTTTCGGCGGAAAACCACGCCCTTTCCCGGCGGCAAACCACGCCCCTTTCCGGCGGCAAACCCCGCCCTTTCCCGGCGGCAAACCACGCCCTTTCTCGGTGGCAAACCACGCCCTTTCTCGGCGGCAAACCACGCCCTTTTCCGGCGGCAAACCCTGCCTATTCCCGGCGGAAAACCACGCCCCGTTTCGGCGGCAAACCACCCCCTTTTCCGGCGGCAAACCACGCCCTTTTCCTGTCCGCTCCGTGTCGCTCTCGCGCGTCGCTCTCGCGAGACTTCGCGGCCTCCGACGGCGGCGCGACAGGCCTCCGACGCGGCACCCCCCGCTCCCCTCTGATAGGACCCCCCTCGTTTGGGAGGGGTGgggtccccaaaccccacagagccccccaaaatcccggcaCGGGAGGGGGGCTCTTCGCGGCTTAAAACCCGCCCTTTCCCGGCGGAAAACCCCTCCCTTTCCCGGCGGAAAACCCCTCCCTTTCCCGGCGGAAAACCACGCCCTTTCCCGGCGGCAAACTCCGCCCTTTTTCGGCGCCAAAACCACGCCCCGTTTCGGCGGAAAACCACGCCCTTTCACGGCGGCAAACCCCGCCCTTTCCGGCGGCAAACCACGCCCTTTCCCGGCGGCAAACCACGCCTTTTCGGCGGGAAACCCCGCCCTTTCCCGGCGGCAAACCACGCCTTTCCGGCGGCAAACCCCGCCCTTTTCCGGCGGCAAACCCCGCCCTTTCTCGGTGGCAAACCACGCCCTTTTCCGGCGGCAAACCCCGCCCTTTCTCGGTGGCAAACCACGCCCTTTTCCGGCGGCAAACCACGCCCCGTTCCGGCGGCAAACCCCGCCCTTTCCCGGCGGCAAAGCCCGCCCTTTTCCGGCGGCAAACCCCGCCCTTTTCCTGTCTGCTCCGTGTCGCTCTCGCGAGTCTTCGCGGCCTCTGACGGCGGCGCGAGAGGCCCAAAATGAGcgttgtttttgtttttttgtttttttgttttttttttttttgctaggcGTGACGTCACCCGCGCTGGTCGTGACGTCACGGCGGATCCCCGCCCGTCCCGGGCTGTTTCTCTCGTtcctctccccccacccccccccatGACATCACGCACGGAACAGCCGAAGAGCCGCTGTCACAAAACACGGGTTTATTTACCAAAAATCCAACGTTTTCCCAAAAACAgcacaaccccccccccccccccccccccaaacccgaGTGCCGCTCAGGGGGTCACGGGGGTCtcagccccccaaaatcccatcaggacccccccaaaatcccatcaggATCCTCCAGACCCCAtcagaaccccccaaaatcccatcaggACCCCCCTAATGCCATTATGGCCCCACCAgggcccccccaaaccccctctgAGCCCCCCAGATGCCGTCAGAtcccccccaaagccccccaggcCATCAggtcccccccaaaccccctctgAGCCCCCCAGGTGCCATCCAGGCTCCTCCAAACCCCCCCCACGTCCCCCCCAAACACTGTCAGGTGCCCCCCAGATCCCCCTCAGACCCCCCCAGGCTGTCAGGTCCCCCCCAAATGCCACCAGATCCCCCCCGGGCCATCAGATCCCCCCCAAACACCATCAGATCCCCCCAGATCCTCCCAGATCCCCCCCAAACGCCACCAGATCCCCCCCAAACGCCATCAGATCTCtcccagaccccccccaggcccccccagacccccccaaacgCCGTCAGACCCCCCCAGGCCGTCAGGGCACCCCCGGCGGGGGCAGCTTGCCCGTGATCTTGTTGGTGCCCTCGAGCAGGGCGTTGTGGATGTCCTTGGCGCCGGCGATCTGCGCCTTGATCAGGGGCAGGTACTGCGTGTAGGGCAGGCTCTCggcgccccccgcgcccccctcGCCCTTGGGCGCCGCCGGCACCAGCGCCGGGGCGTGCTTGGCGCTGTCGAAGCTCTGCGAGAGGCACTCGTGCGCCAGCCGCTGCGGGGAGAGCTCGGGGGGGTCGGTCTGGGGGGGCcagagggggtttggggggatgagaggggtctgggggggctcagagggggtttgggggggcccagaggggtctgggggggattgggggggctcagagggggtttggggggcctCAGAAGAGtctggggggggtctggggaggcccagagggggtttgggggggctcagAGGGGTCGGGGGGGGGTTGGGGCAGTCTGGTGGGGGTCTcagagggggtttggggggtctgggggggtctgggggtgtttATGGTGGACCtcagaggggtctgggggggtttAGGGAGGGCTcataggggatttgggggcatgAGAGAGGGATTGGGAGAGCTCAGGGGGGGTTTGTGGGGGTCTGGTGGGGGGTCTGGGCGTGTTTataggggtttgggggggatcaGAGGGATCTGGGTTGGTTTGGGGGGGATGAGAGGGGCTTTGGGGGGGCTCAGAGGGATTTGTGGGGTcccagaggggatttggggggtcccagaggggatttggggggtctcagagggggtctgggggggctcagaggggatttgggagggctcacaggggtttgggggggctcagaggggatttggggggtcccagaagggatctgggggggctcagagggggttttgggggatgagagggggtttgggggcgctctggggggtttaggggggCTTTATGGGGGTTTAGGGGGGCTCAGAGGGGATTTGGGTGGGCTCAGAAGGGATTTGGAGGGGCTCagaggagtttgggggggttttgggggggctgagagggggtttaggggggcactgggggggtttgggggtgtttataggggtttgggggggattagAGGGGGTCAGGGGCtgtttttggtggtttgggggggctcagaggggtctgggggggtttctgggggtctgggggggtaAGAGGGGCTTTGGGAGGACTTAGGGGAGGTTTGGAGGGGGTTGGAGGGGGCagagaggggatttggggtgaatctgaaggggtttggggttattttagaggtttttggggtgatttgggggatttgggggtctctcaccaggcacagctccagctggtcgcacaggaggttttggggaggatttttggggtgatttgggggcATTTGGGGTCTCTCaccaggcacagctccagctggtctcacagggggttttggggaggatttttggggtgatttgggggcATTTGGGGTCTCTCaccaggcacagctccagctggtcgcacaggaggttttggggaggatttttggggtgatttgggggatttggggtctctcaccaggcacagctccagctggtcGCACAGGGCGTAGAACTCCTCCAGGCTCTTGTCGAAGCGCTGCAGGGCCCCGTCAGCGCTCTTCCTGTGGGAactggtgacactgggagggactgggaggggctggggcactggggggcactgggggtcactggggggcactggggggcactgggggtcactgggggggcactgggggggcactggggggcactgggggtcactgggggtcactgggagtcactgggggtcactgggagtcactggggggcactggggggcactgggggtcactggggggtactggggggcactggggggtaCTGTTCGCACTGGGGGTCACTCACTGCCCGTTGTCGATGTTGGAGTTCTGCACCAGGTTCTGAGCCGCTACTTTCATCAGAGTCTGCGGGACAGGGGGGTCACGGCGGGGTTCCGGGGAACACAGGGGGGCACCCGcagcccccccagtgcccccggCCCGGGGCAGTGACCGGGACGAGGGGCCGGGCTCAGGGACAGCCCCCGGAGCctcccgggcccggccccccaaaatcccggggaACCCCCTCAAGAGACACGCCCCCTCCGGCAAACCCCGCCCCCTCGCGGCGCCAAACCACGCCCTTTCCCGGCGGCAGGCCCCGCCCACCTGCAGGCTCTCCTTCAGCTGCGGCAGCAGCAGCCGGAAGCGCTGCACGGGATCGAAGTCCTGCGCctgcgccgccgccgcctgcgcgggCAGCGCGGGGCCCTGCGCGGCCCCGGGGGGcggtcccggccccgctccgggccCCGCcgctggccccggccccgcgggcgcTGAGGGaggccccgggcccggcccggcctgaggcggcggcggtgccgccATGTTTTTCGCGACTTCCGGCGCTCGGCGGAAGTGACGCCGGCGGGAGGCGACGCGCAGAACCGGAAGTAGCCACCGGCCATGGCGCCCACCATCCAGACGCAGGCGCAGCGCGATGAACCGGGGCACCGGTAACGGCCGTGACGTCGCCTCCGTGACATCACAATGCGTCACTCCGAGCGGGGGGGGGCCGCCCGCGGTGGtggcggggcgggagggggtTCCCCCGTGACGTCACCCTGCGGCGGGAAGCGGTGGGGGAGGGCAAATAACGGGATACCCCCGTGACGTCACGGAAGCGTTGGGGGACCCCGGTGACGTCATGACgcgccccccctcccccgcaGGCCGAGCTCGCACCGGACCCTCCCCGAGAGGTGAgcgggggggggaggggtccCCGCCCCGGTTTTGGGGCGAGGTTCGGGGATTTCGGGGCCCCCGCGATTCCGGGGCCCTGACCCGGCCCCGCCGCAGGTCCGGGGTCGTTTGCCGGGTCAAGTTCTGCAACAGCCTGCCGGACATCCCGTTCGACCCCAAGTTCATCACGTACCCCTTCGACCAGAGCAGGTCCGTCACCGGGACCGGGACGGGGGAGATCCCGGGGGAATTCGGGGGGGAATCCCGGGGGGATCCCGGTGGGTTTGGGGCTGATCCTGGTGCGGTTTGGGTCTGATTTCAGGGCGGGTTTGGGGCTGactttggggtgggtttgggtcTGGTTTCGGGGTGGTTTTGGGTCTGGTTTGGGGCGGGTTCGGGGCTGATCTGGGCCCCGGGGCCGCTGCCCCAGGTTCGTGCAGTACAAGGCCACGTCCCTGGAGAAGCAGCACAAGCACGATCTGCTGACGGAGCCGGACCTCGGCGTCACCATCGACCTCATCAACCCCGACACGTACCGCATCGACCCCGGcggtgagcagggcagggagtcCGGGACTGGCCCGGAACCGCCCCGAAACCACCCCAGGATCACCCCAGAAAAGGCCCCGGAACTgccccaaaaccaacccaaaccggcccaaaaaccaccccaaaacacccccagggctggccccaaaaccaccccagaatcagcccaaaacccccccaaaaaaatggCCCTGGAACAGCCCCGGGGCTGGCCCAAGAACTGCCCCAGAACTggcccaaaaccaccccaaaaaaatggCCCTGGAACAGCCCCGGGGCTGGCCCAAGAACTGCCCCAGAACTggcccaaaacaccccaaaaaccaccccaaaacatccctggGGCTCACCCCAAATCCTCGGACTGGCCCCAGACCCCACAGgttgaccccaaaccccacagcctgaccccaaaccccacagcctGACCCCGTTTGGGGCGGGCTGACCCCAAGCCCCACagcctgaccccaaaccccacagcctGACCCCGTTTGGGCaggctgaccccaaaccccacagcctgaccccaaaccccacagcctgaccccaaaccccacagcctGACCCCGTTTGGGGCgggctgaccccaaaccccacagcctgaccccaaaccccacagcctGACCCCGTTTGGGGCGGGCTGACCCCGTTTCCCGCAGTGCTCCTGGACCCCGCTGACgagaagctgctggaggaggagatcCAGGCCCCCACGAGCTCCAAGAGGTGAGACCCCAAcggggcaccccaaaactgcccgggGGCTTCCTCAAACCCAGACCTGCCCCGGGGGGTtccccagaccccaaaccccattttggggtgccccaaaCAGTTGGGGAGCGTTTTGGGGTAGTTCTAAGAGGGAgtctggggtgattttggggtgtttttttggggtgattctgggGTGATCTAGAGCTGTgctttggggtggttttgtgggtgtctgtggggtggttttggggtggttctgtgaggcagttttggggtggttttggggtggttctgtggggcagttttggggtggttttggggcagttttgggacggttttggggtgaccccgcGGGGCCGGCAGGTCGCAGCAGCATGCCAAGGTGGTGCCCTGGATGCGCAAGACCGAGTACATCTCCACCGAGTTCAACCGCTACGGGGTGAGCAACGAGAAACCCGAGGTCAAGTGAGTgcttttggggctttttgggggcttttggggcttttttggggctttctgggggcttttggggctttttgggggcttttttggCGGGGTTGGGGATGGCcacagggaggggctggggggtgatggggtttgggggtgggtgtggggtaattttttgggtggattttggggtgtggtttgggggtgttCCTGGGGTCATTTTGGCGGGGCATTTGAGGGCGTTTTGGGGTAATTTGAAGGGgcttttggggtgattttggggtgattctgggGTGATTtcgtgctgtgctctggggggGGGTTTGGAGATGTTTTTGGGGGCGGCTTTTGGGTGATTCTTGGGGAGCGTTTCGGGCTGAttctggggtggttttgagggtGGCGTGGGGAGCGttctggggtgattttggggtgatttggggcgGTTTGGCAGGATCGGGGTGTCGGTGAAGCAGCAGTTCACAGAGGAGGAGATCtacaaggacagggacagtcagATCGCGGCCATCGAGAAAACCTTTGAGGACGCCCAGAAACCGGTCGGGGTTTGGGGATtctgggagggattttggggtgggtttggggctttgggaggggggttttaggggctGAATTCGGGGGCTGATtttgggaggtttgggggtgatttgggggttttttttcgAGTGGTTTGGGGCTCATTTTAGGGGTTATTTGGGGAGGGATTCAGGTGTTTCTTggggggtgattttgggggggttttggggtgagtttggggaggattttggggttttctggtgCTCAtcccggggggggtccctgagcagaTCACACAGCACTACAGCAAACCCCGGGTGACGCCCCTGGAGGTGATGCCCGTGTTCCCCGACTTCAAGGTGGGTTTGGGGATCCCCCACCCCCTTTTATCCCCCCCTAAACTCCAAATTCCTCCTCCAAAATCCAATATTCCCCCCCAAAGTCCAAtattcccccccaaaacccaataTTCTCTCTCAAAATCCAATATTTGCCCCCAAAATTCAatattcccccccaaaaatcaaatttttccccccaaaatccaatatttcccccccaaactcccgtTTTCCACACCccgattttttccccctcccctcttccctccctcctcctgttccccctccccaccccccgcttttcccccctttttccccgCTTTTCCCCATTTTGCCCCGTTTGCCCCAGATGTGGATCAACCCCTGTGCCCAAGTGATCTTCGACTCGGACCCGGCCCCCAAGGACACGTCGGGAGCGGCGGCTCTGGAAATGATGTCCCAGGCCATGATCAGGTCCCAggcacccccagaccccctccGGGCACCCCGAATTCCCCCGCGGGCGCCCCCTGACCTTGGTCCCGCAGGGGGATGATGGACGAGGAGGGGAACCAGTTCGTGGCCTATTTCCTGCCTGTGGAGGAAACGCTGCGGAAGCGCAAGCGGGACCAGGAGGAGGACGTGGATTACGCCCCCGAGGACGTGtaagggggacccccaaaaccgcccccaaacacccagggGAGTCCCCGGAACTTGAGGGGAATCATaaaaaatggaggggggggtttAAGGCTCTGTTGGGGTTCTGGAGTCTCCCGGGAAATGAAGAACGTGCAAGGAATCccgggggaatttggggtggaaac contains these protein-coding regions:
- the MED29 gene encoding mediator of RNA polymerase II transcription subunit 29, translated to MAAPPPPQAGPGPGPPSAPAGPGPAAGPGAGPGPPPGAAQGPALPAQAAAAQAQDFDPVQRFRLLLPQLKESLQTLMKVAAQNLVQNSNIDNGQKSADGALQRFDKSLEEFYALCDQLELCLRLAHECLSQSFDSAKHAPALVPAAPKGEGGAGGAESLPYTQYLPLIKAQIAGAKDIHNALLEGTNKITGKLPPPGVP
- the PAF1 gene encoding RNA polymerase II-associated factor 1 homolog, with product MAPTIQTQAQRDEPGHRPSSHRTLPERSGVVCRVKFCNSLPDIPFDPKFITYPFDQSRFVQYKATSLEKQHKHDLLTEPDLGVTIDLINPDTYRIDPGVLLDPADEKLLEEEIQAPTSSKRSQQHAKVVPWMRKTEYISTEFNRYGVSNEKPEVKIGVSVKQQFTEEEIYKDRDSQIAAIEKTFEDAQKPITQHYSKPRVTPLEVMPVFPDFKMWINPCAQVIFDSDPAPKDTSGAAALEMMSQAMIRGMMDEEGNQFVAYFLPVEETLRKRKRDQEEDVDYAPEDVYDYKIAREYNWNVKNKASKGYEENYFFIFREGDGVYYNELETRVRLSKRRARAGVQSGTNAVLVVKHRDMNEKELEAQEARRAQLENHEPEEEEEEEMEAEKETPGSDEEREKGSESEEDEAEGSGSGSERGGGSARSEDEEEEEEEEAEGARGGRRGGSDAARAARDQEEIFGSDNDEEEEEEEEEEEEEEEEEEEEGSEGGGPAPRSPQLTPSEEEEEEEEEEEEESASEGSESSSE